One region of Rubripirellula tenax genomic DNA includes:
- a CDS encoding YiiX/YebB-like N1pC/P60 family cysteine hydrolase, which translates to MRCLTVLMFLVFVCAECSGQTYPDGTLVMSRLKGRFGNFLSRVTGTHYTHTAIVIDGKVCESTFPRAKCTPLDRYAAGKPWTVRYVPPSEPLTPTQVQGIRDYVRRNVGLRYGLKQFFNPNSRPDGRIYCSQFAHGALSSAGIQLPSKSWHTPDRLLRGSPIH; encoded by the coding sequence ATGCGATGCCTCACAGTATTGATGTTCTTGGTCTTTGTCTGCGCCGAGTGCTCAGGCCAAACCTACCCCGATGGCACGTTAGTGATGTCCCGCTTGAAAGGACGTTTCGGCAACTTCCTTTCTCGCGTGACCGGAACGCACTACACGCACACAGCGATCGTGATTGATGGCAAGGTTTGCGAGTCGACCTTTCCGCGAGCCAAATGCACACCACTCGATCGCTACGCGGCCGGCAAGCCTTGGACGGTGCGTTACGTTCCTCCAAGCGAACCACTCACACCCACACAAGTGCAAGGAATACGCGACTATGTTCGGCGAAACGTTGGACTGCGTTACGGATTGAAGCAGTTCTTCAATCCTAACTCTCGCCCCGATGGACGCATTTACTGCAGCCAGTTCGCTCATGGAGCACTCTCGTCGGCTGGCATTCAACTTCCGTCGAAATCCTGGCACACCCCGGATCGTCTTCTACGCGGATCGCCGATTCACTAA
- a CDS encoding glycosyltransferase family A protein, with amino-acid sequence MREQITFCIKTIHRPQCCAALVRSIYQLYGEERPAIHVLDDGKPELRFSSSCPDEAAMVDRLIETEYDIGLSAGRNRLLDAGDTPMVVFADDDHLVTNQTRLPELAVKLNRHHDLDLLAGLSNLQERPKLMKSDGRTLRIPHGHYKRRGSMRWCHYVGNCFVAYRDILQAIRWDESLKVEEHWDFFWRCKLAGVNVACDVSHSFRHEHIDPPGYQRRRPEFLTTAIRKHGLDRVMWR; translated from the coding sequence GTGCGTGAACAAATCACTTTTTGCATCAAGACGATTCATCGCCCGCAGTGTTGTGCCGCGCTCGTCCGCAGCATTTACCAACTCTACGGCGAAGAACGACCGGCAATCCACGTGCTCGACGATGGAAAACCGGAGTTGCGATTCTCGTCGAGTTGTCCCGACGAGGCGGCAATGGTCGATCGACTTATTGAAACCGAGTACGACATTGGCTTGTCGGCCGGTCGCAACCGGTTGCTCGACGCTGGTGACACCCCGATGGTGGTCTTTGCTGACGACGATCACTTGGTTACCAACCAAACGCGTCTGCCGGAATTGGCTGTCAAGTTGAACCGTCACCATGACCTGGATCTCTTGGCCGGTCTATCAAATCTTCAAGAACGTCCAAAGCTGATGAAGTCTGATGGTCGGACGCTGCGGATTCCGCATGGGCACTACAAGCGACGCGGCTCCATGCGATGGTGTCACTACGTCGGAAATTGCTTCGTGGCCTATCGAGACATCCTCCAAGCGATCCGCTGGGACGAATCGCTCAAAGTCGAAGAGCACTGGGACTTCTTCTGGCGATGCAAGCTCGCCGGCGTCAACGTCGCCTGCGATGTGTCTCATTCCTTTAGGCACGAACACATCGACCCACCCGGCTACCAGCGGCGAAGACCCGAGTTCTTGACAACAGCCATTCGGAAGCATGGACTCGACCGAGTCATGTGGCGCTGA
- a CDS encoding DoxX family protein, producing MTAVSRFVISLLFIAAGVNHFVSPDMYLKIMPAYLPWPLFSVYVSGFFEMAGGIGVAVPKLRRAAGWGLIALLVAVFPANVEMVLHADRFPEIPFWALVARLPLQGVLIAWVWWAAVKRVGATDE from the coding sequence ATGACAGCCGTCTCTCGTTTTGTCATCTCGCTGCTATTCATCGCCGCCGGCGTGAATCACTTCGTGTCGCCGGACATGTACTTGAAGATCATGCCGGCGTATTTGCCTTGGCCGTTGTTTTCGGTTTACGTGTCGGGGTTCTTTGAAATGGCTGGCGGGATTGGCGTTGCGGTGCCGAAGCTGCGGCGGGCGGCGGGGTGGGGATTGATCGCGTTGTTGGTGGCGGTGTTTCCGGCGAACGTGGAGATGGTTTTGCACGCGGATCGGTTTCCGGAGATTCCGTTTTGGGCGTTGGTGGCTCGGTTGCCGCTGCAGGGCGTGTTGATCGCTTGGGTTTGGTGGGCGGCGGTGAAGCGGGTGGGGGCGACGGATGAGTGA
- a CDS encoding glycosyltransferase family 25 protein has translation MNLDRRDDRMQEWMRQLPDPWPFPEPERFAAIDGRRVATPPQWRAGNGAWGCYRSHLLILEKCLLEHIDSYVVFEDDAGFGDDFCERLQQFIAELPADWGMAYLGGQHLYAGKNPPHKVSEHVYRPYNVNRTHAFMVRGREAMKTLYRHLTWNDWHTKHHIDHHLGRLIQRRYQALVQGKNIQKESIAVYTPDRWLVGQLPTKSNICGRKWSQTRFFNDAKNADHSDAPFFAVLGPHRAGTSCVAMVMHHLGVHMGNQLGGYEATGGGEALGLAQLCEKVMRFPATDPNVSDDQLTQMLKSWIVSRKSEANRDKTVSGAKYPHLCRFVNHLHAGLGDSLRIISVERDIEASIRSLQNRSAKHRGQWFAANDEDCEVLQRSLRDHRDNFIADHPEVPVFRIEFAELVTYPEEVISNLVEFLGITPTQDEIQSAIEHVNPDLRKFG, from the coding sequence ATGAACCTCGATCGTCGCGATGATCGAATGCAAGAATGGATGAGGCAACTCCCCGATCCCTGGCCGTTCCCCGAACCGGAGCGGTTCGCCGCGATCGACGGCCGCCGCGTCGCAACACCCCCGCAGTGGCGTGCAGGAAACGGAGCGTGGGGATGCTACCGATCTCACTTACTAATTCTCGAAAAGTGTCTGCTCGAACACATCGACTCGTACGTTGTCTTTGAAGACGACGCGGGATTCGGCGACGACTTCTGCGAACGGCTGCAACAGTTTATCGCGGAACTGCCTGCCGACTGGGGAATGGCCTACCTGGGCGGACAACACCTTTACGCCGGCAAGAACCCGCCACACAAAGTCAGTGAACACGTCTACCGGCCCTACAACGTGAACCGCACTCATGCGTTCATGGTGCGAGGACGCGAGGCGATGAAGACACTCTATCGCCATCTCACTTGGAACGATTGGCACACCAAGCATCATATCGACCATCACCTCGGTCGATTGATTCAGCGTCGCTACCAAGCACTCGTTCAAGGAAAGAACATCCAAAAGGAATCCATCGCAGTTTACACGCCCGATCGTTGGCTCGTTGGACAACTGCCGACCAAGTCCAACATCTGCGGTCGAAAATGGAGTCAAACGCGGTTCTTCAACGATGCGAAGAACGCCGATCATTCCGACGCACCGTTCTTTGCCGTCCTCGGCCCGCACCGCGCCGGCACATCATGCGTCGCCATGGTCATGCATCATCTCGGCGTTCACATGGGAAACCAGCTTGGCGGCTACGAAGCGACCGGAGGCGGAGAGGCACTCGGGTTGGCACAGCTCTGCGAAAAGGTGATGCGTTTCCCTGCCACCGATCCGAATGTCAGCGACGACCAACTGACTCAAATGCTCAAGTCGTGGATCGTCAGTCGCAAATCGGAAGCCAACCGCGACAAGACTGTCTCCGGCGCAAAGTATCCGCATCTATGTCGCTTCGTGAATCACCTTCACGCCGGACTGGGCGATTCACTGCGAATCATCTCCGTCGAACGAGACATCGAAGCGTCGATTCGTTCACTGCAGAATCGCAGCGCGAAACATCGTGGCCAATGGTTCGCGGCGAACGACGAGGACTGTGAGGTTCTGCAACGCAGTCTCCGCGATCACCGAGACAACTTCATCGCAGACCATCCCGAAGTGCCGGTATTCCGGATCGAGTTCGCCGAACTGGTGACGTATCCCGAGGAGGTGATCAGCAATCTGGTCGAGTTCCTCGGGATCACGCCAACCCAGGATGAAATCCAGTCAGCGATCGAACACGTCAATCCGGATCTTAGGAAGTTTGGGTGA
- a CDS encoding heavy metal translocating P-type ATPase: MKKEKIELNLLLPTVNDADDSCIRRLAELLQNKAGIDAAHLLKPSDESPGQVCVHYDPNVVSTGEVRDLARRAGAELDKQYGHWLSKSPAIHARRASAIESRLNRIDGVLEAVISPDGTVRVEYDRKLTSESAIADAFHQWQTSTTVDAHAGHDHDGQTHEDDDDHTGHDHAHGGIFGSKSELIFAILCGAFLLVGWLIETFAELNQWIPVGCFIAAYLFGGYYTVNEAIEKIRAGKFEIDFLMIVAAAGAASLGAWAEGSLLLFLFSIGHALEGYAMGRAKRAIEALSELAPKTARVRRDGNESEIPVEDLVVGDTVIIKPDERVPADGFVIAGESSVNQAPITGESVPVDKQPVRDIEAAAAESESLPPEHRAFAGTINQSGSLEIWVTKIASENTLARVVTMVSEAETRVSPTQKFTKKFERYFVPSVITGVVLLMFSPLVIDETFSDSFYRAMAVLVAASPCALAIATPSAVLSGVARAARGGILIKGGGPLESLGSLDSIAFDKTGTLTEGEPKVTDVRTADGVEESELLRSAIAVEDLSKHPLAKAVVRDGKKRLGDGQSGSGGEIPEATDLKSITGRGIRATVEGDVVHIGKDDLFAEVDGPPLPDSVREIVESLEQNGRTTMIVRRADRYLGVIGLMDTPREASKRTISRLRELGIKRMIMISGDNQMVADAVAKEVGLDEARGDLMPDDKVNAIKKLQTEGGVAMVGDGVNDAPAMASASVGIAMGAAGSDVALETADVALMADNLDHLPLAIGLSRATRRIIRQNLWMSLGMVAFLVPATILGLNIGPAVALHEGSTLVVVFNALRLLGYKPKA; encoded by the coding sequence ATGAAAAAAGAAAAAATCGAACTCAACCTGCTTCTACCTACCGTCAACGATGCGGACGATTCGTGCATCAGACGTCTGGCGGAGTTGCTGCAAAACAAAGCAGGAATCGACGCGGCACACTTGCTCAAACCGAGTGATGAAAGCCCTGGCCAAGTCTGCGTTCACTACGACCCGAATGTGGTGTCGACGGGCGAGGTTCGCGATTTGGCACGACGCGCCGGTGCTGAATTGGACAAGCAATATGGTCATTGGTTGTCGAAGTCGCCCGCCATCCATGCTCGCCGCGCATCGGCGATCGAGTCTCGCTTGAACCGCATCGACGGAGTTCTCGAAGCGGTGATATCGCCCGACGGAACCGTGCGAGTCGAATACGATCGAAAGCTGACAAGCGAGTCCGCAATCGCGGACGCATTTCACCAATGGCAGACTTCGACAACAGTCGACGCTCACGCGGGTCACGACCATGATGGGCAAACTCATGAAGACGATGACGACCATACCGGACACGACCATGCCCACGGAGGCATCTTCGGGTCGAAGTCGGAACTGATCTTCGCGATCCTCTGTGGTGCGTTCTTGTTGGTCGGCTGGCTGATTGAAACGTTTGCCGAACTCAACCAGTGGATTCCGGTCGGTTGCTTCATCGCCGCTTACCTCTTCGGCGGATACTACACCGTCAACGAAGCGATCGAAAAGATTCGTGCGGGCAAGTTCGAGATCGACTTCCTGATGATCGTGGCTGCCGCCGGTGCCGCGTCGCTGGGTGCGTGGGCCGAAGGTTCGTTGCTACTGTTCCTGTTCAGCATCGGTCACGCATTGGAAGGCTACGCGATGGGGCGAGCCAAACGAGCCATCGAAGCGTTATCCGAACTCGCCCCTAAAACCGCACGTGTTCGACGCGATGGAAATGAATCAGAAATTCCCGTCGAAGACTTGGTCGTTGGCGACACCGTCATCATCAAACCCGACGAACGAGTCCCAGCCGACGGTTTCGTGATCGCGGGTGAGTCCAGCGTTAACCAAGCACCAATCACGGGCGAAAGCGTGCCTGTCGACAAACAGCCTGTTCGCGATATTGAAGCCGCAGCGGCTGAATCCGAATCACTTCCGCCGGAACATCGAGCCTTTGCCGGCACGATCAATCAATCGGGATCGTTAGAAATCTGGGTCACGAAGATCGCATCGGAGAACACGCTGGCTCGCGTCGTGACAATGGTCAGCGAAGCGGAAACGCGGGTTTCGCCAACGCAAAAGTTCACGAAAAAGTTCGAGCGATACTTTGTTCCGTCGGTCATCACCGGCGTCGTGCTCTTGATGTTCTCACCGCTGGTTATCGACGAAACCTTCAGTGATTCGTTCTACCGAGCAATGGCGGTGCTGGTTGCCGCCAGCCCTTGTGCACTTGCGATCGCGACACCTAGTGCGGTGCTCAGCGGCGTCGCGCGAGCCGCTCGCGGCGGCATCCTTATCAAAGGAGGCGGGCCATTGGAAAGCCTCGGCAGTCTCGATTCGATCGCGTTCGACAAAACTGGCACGCTCACCGAAGGCGAACCAAAAGTCACCGATGTTCGCACGGCGGATGGCGTTGAAGAATCGGAACTGTTGCGGTCCGCAATCGCAGTGGAAGACCTCAGCAAACACCCGCTTGCCAAGGCAGTCGTCCGCGATGGGAAGAAGCGATTGGGTGATGGGCAGTCTGGGAGTGGGGGAGAGATTCCAGAGGCAACAGATCTCAAAAGCATCACGGGACGCGGCATCCGGGCGACGGTCGAAGGGGACGTCGTGCATATTGGCAAAGACGACTTGTTCGCCGAAGTCGACGGTCCGCCGCTACCAGACAGCGTTCGCGAGATCGTCGAATCACTAGAACAAAATGGTCGCACCACAATGATTGTCCGCCGTGCCGATCGCTACCTCGGCGTCATCGGATTGATGGATACGCCGCGAGAAGCCTCAAAGCGAACCATCTCGCGGCTTCGCGAACTCGGCATCAAGCGAATGATCATGATCTCAGGCGACAACCAAATGGTCGCCGACGCGGTCGCAAAAGAAGTCGGCCTCGACGAAGCAAGAGGCGACTTGATGCCCGACGACAAAGTCAACGCGATCAAAAAGCTGCAAACCGAAGGTGGCGTCGCAATGGTTGGCGACGGTGTCAACGACGCTCCTGCAATGGCATCCGCGTCGGTAGGGATTGCGATGGGAGCCGCCGGAAGCGATGTTGCCCTCGAAACCGCCGACGTCGCTCTGATGGCCGACAACCTCGACCACCTCCCACTCGCGATTGGCCTCAGCCGCGCAACACGACGAATCATTCGACAAAACCTCTGGATGAGTCTCGGCATGGTCGCCTTCCTCGTCCCCGCCACGATCCTCGGACTGAACATCGGCCCCGCCGTCGCCCTCCACGAAGGCAGCACCCTCGTCGTCGTTTTTAACGCCCTGCGTCTACTCGGTTACAAACCAAAAGCTTAA
- a CDS encoding ZIP family metal transporter, which translates to MSELIQVLVMTTIAGAAMPVGGVLAMFERISPQWIEDEFRHSVIAFGGGVLISAVALVLVPEGVRELSLGWIVLAFLIGGIAFWGLETVLARSKSSAAQLVAMVSDFVPEAIALGAAFAHGESTGALLALLIGLQNLPEGFNSFRELKASGGSSDWKIVGLLCALVPLGPIAGWIGFSYLSAYPKLVAFIMLFAASGILYLTFQDLAPQAKDGDRKLPAVGAVLGFLLGVVGQVLLDG; encoded by the coding sequence ATGAGTGAGCTAATTCAGGTGTTGGTGATGACGACGATCGCGGGGGCGGCGATGCCGGTCGGTGGCGTGCTCGCGATGTTCGAGCGGATTTCGCCGCAGTGGATCGAGGACGAGTTCCGGCACAGCGTGATCGCGTTCGGCGGCGGCGTGTTGATCTCGGCGGTCGCGTTGGTGTTGGTGCCTGAGGGCGTGCGTGAGTTATCGCTCGGCTGGATCGTGCTGGCGTTCTTGATCGGTGGCATCGCGTTTTGGGGTTTGGAAACGGTGCTGGCTCGATCGAAGAGTTCGGCCGCTCAGTTGGTCGCGATGGTGTCGGATTTCGTTCCCGAAGCGATCGCGTTGGGCGCGGCGTTCGCTCATGGCGAAAGCACGGGCGCGTTGCTGGCGCTCTTGATCGGGTTGCAAAACTTGCCCGAGGGTTTCAATTCGTTTCGAGAGTTGAAAGCCAGCGGCGGAAGTTCCGATTGGAAGATCGTCGGGTTGCTGTGTGCGTTGGTGCCGCTGGGGCCGATCGCCGGTTGGATCGGATTCAGCTATCTGTCGGCGTACCCCAAACTGGTCGCATTCATCATGCTGTTTGCCGCCAGCGGAATTTTGTATCTGACGTTCCAAGATCTCGCACCGCAAGCCAAAGACGGCGACCGCAAGCTGCCCGCCGTCGGAGCCGTGCTGGGGTTTCTGCTCGGCGTCGTCGGCCAAGTCCTGCTGGACGGCTGA
- a CDS encoding glycosyltransferase family 2 protein, with protein sequence MVNSISTADITFCIKTIHRPWSCHRLVKSLREHIADPRIVVVDDGRPELRFSEKYPETAELCTVINLDQHDVGVGVGRNAAIDAAQTEFIFLLDDDHVVTPDFHIDRVCEYFTKHELDILAVRQGGGGRPTMLSPLMNGKRIWMHRGEKKRVGTVAWCDMVSNAFLARKEKIATLRWDEALKTYEHWEFFYRASHLANLQIAVATDCSVVHAHVAGTGYGNLRGRSKFRAIGLRKHGFHSMRYPGGQIVRA encoded by the coding sequence ATGGTGAATAGCATCTCAACAGCAGACATTACATTCTGCATCAAGACGATTCACCGACCTTGGTCCTGCCATCGCCTGGTCAAATCGCTGCGCGAGCACATCGCCGATCCAAGGATTGTTGTTGTCGACGACGGTCGGCCCGAGCTTCGATTCAGTGAGAAATATCCAGAAACCGCTGAGCTTTGCACGGTCATCAACCTTGATCAGCACGATGTGGGCGTTGGAGTAGGACGTAACGCGGCGATCGACGCGGCGCAGACCGAGTTCATTTTTCTGCTGGACGACGACCATGTTGTCACGCCGGACTTTCACATCGACCGCGTTTGCGAGTACTTCACGAAGCACGAACTCGACATCCTTGCCGTCCGACAAGGTGGAGGCGGTCGACCCACGATGCTTTCGCCGCTGATGAACGGCAAACGCATCTGGATGCATCGGGGCGAGAAGAAACGTGTCGGCACCGTTGCTTGGTGCGACATGGTCAGCAACGCGTTTCTCGCTCGCAAAGAAAAGATCGCGACGCTCCGTTGGGACGAAGCCCTGAAAACTTACGAGCACTGGGAGTTCTTCTACCGGGCGAGTCACCTTGCCAATCTGCAAATCGCGGTCGCGACGGATTGTTCAGTCGTCCATGCACACGTGGCCGGCACTGGCTACGGCAACCTGCGGGGAAGATCGAAGTTCCGTGCGATAGGGCTTCGCAAGCACGGTTTCCATTCGATGCGTTATCCAGGAGGTCAAATCGTCCGTGCGTGA
- a CDS encoding trypsin-like peptidase domain-containing protein — protein sequence MKFDCRTFVCYLFTFVIATTSIAAEPVSIESKADAVLANDLSKLVRNVADRVSPGIVTVYALRGPRMTLPMRLREQTNHSHQPTISNFRHTTSTLESPDDQGSGVIIDREGWVLTCSHVVENANAVFVRTADGRKLHASEVVCDPVSDLAIIKLKDAADLQEVKFADSDSLSVGDWVISLASPYDLQRSVSAGIISSTQRWVPSSPYPLIQNDACTNPGSSGGALLNLHGEVVGIIEGAITMTGEFQGIGLATPISVAKDVADQLRMNGYVERCRFGFETQPLTPDMAKLLEPSLQAGLYVKDVMPRSPASLAGLCEGDVITEFDGKTVTQSFAPDSINANVATGKSHVMKVLRDHEVIDLEISLKHTSHTSATPAMPQSPPTDSFEHYDSPNRLGLSTLKPSMIRELDLPPGSHGPLITHVSYDSEAYREGIAAGMVVARINDQRIENLSQYAEVTKDLEPGKPSLFLLQSNQGTHLVMLEANKRNGDE from the coding sequence ATGAAGTTTGATTGCAGAACCTTTGTTTGCTACTTGTTTACGTTCGTGATCGCGACGACATCCATTGCGGCGGAACCTGTTTCGATCGAATCTAAGGCGGACGCCGTATTGGCAAACGATCTGTCGAAGCTTGTTCGCAATGTTGCGGATCGGGTCTCACCCGGAATCGTGACTGTCTACGCCTTGCGTGGGCCAAGGATGACACTTCCCATGCGATTACGTGAACAGACGAATCACAGTCATCAACCTACGATATCAAATTTTCGGCATACCACATCGACGCTCGAATCTCCCGACGACCAGGGATCAGGCGTCATTATCGACCGTGAAGGCTGGGTGCTCACTTGCAGCCATGTTGTTGAAAATGCCAACGCAGTATTTGTGCGAACGGCGGACGGGCGAAAGCTCCATGCCAGCGAAGTCGTTTGCGATCCAGTATCTGACTTGGCGATAATCAAACTCAAGGACGCAGCCGATCTGCAAGAAGTCAAGTTCGCGGACTCCGATAGCCTGAGTGTTGGCGATTGGGTCATATCGCTTGCTTCTCCCTACGATCTTCAACGTTCTGTCAGTGCAGGCATCATCAGTTCGACGCAGCGATGGGTTCCGAGTTCACCCTATCCGTTGATTCAGAACGACGCCTGCACCAATCCCGGCAGTTCCGGCGGAGCGTTACTGAATCTGCACGGCGAAGTCGTCGGAATCATTGAAGGAGCCATCACGATGACTGGCGAATTTCAAGGCATCGGTTTGGCAACACCGATCAGCGTTGCCAAAGACGTCGCAGACCAACTTCGCATGAACGGCTACGTCGAGCGATGCCGTTTCGGTTTTGAAACCCAACCGCTGACTCCCGACATGGCTAAACTGTTGGAGCCATCGCTTCAGGCCGGGCTGTATGTGAAAGACGTCATGCCGAGATCGCCAGCCAGCCTTGCGGGTTTGTGTGAGGGTGATGTGATTACCGAGTTTGACGGCAAAACGGTCACGCAATCATTTGCCCCGGACTCAATCAACGCGAACGTGGCGACTGGCAAATCACACGTGATGAAAGTGCTTCGCGATCATGAGGTCATTGATTTAGAGATTTCGCTGAAACACACTTCGCACACTAGCGCAACACCGGCGATGCCCCAGTCGCCGCCGACGGATTCATTCGAGCACTACGACTCGCCCAACCGCCTGGGACTTTCGACGCTAAAACCGTCGATGATTCGCGAGCTTGACCTTCCACCAGGTTCCCATGGCCCGTTGATTACACATGTTTCTTACGATAGTGAAGCGTATCGTGAAGGCATTGCGGCTGGCATGGTAGTTGCTCGTATCAACGATCAGCGAATCGAAAATCTAAGCCAGTACGCAGAGGTCACCAAGGATCTGGAACCTGGAAAGCCGTCGCTTTTTCTATTGCAATCCAATCAAGGCACGCATCTGGTGATGCTGGAAGCGAATAAGCGAAACGGCGACGAATAA
- a CDS encoding radical SAM protein, which yields MSSPNTPDITGDQAMIELPALEYHLAHSCNLSCQQCSHYSNLKLAGSMPTVEQADADYSRWSQRLRPKRFALLGGEPLLNPNVIQHIHLAADHWTGSDLMLVTNGFFLHRFPDLPAVLVETGCRLEVSQHGTHDDYVKRFREVKHLVWRWREDHPGIQIKIRQSHRGWMRQHNIENGKPMPFDSNPNAAYRVCLQKTCTQLGENGFLFKCPALAYFAQLESKLKLNNLPQWQLFRDYKAIAADATDDELRTFIETKAVPQCGLCPSHRTKFVHPNPLQRSTLL from the coding sequence ATGAGTTCGCCAAACACTCCTGACATTACAGGCGATCAAGCGATGATTGAACTGCCCGCGTTGGAATATCACCTCGCACACAGTTGCAACCTCTCGTGCCAACAATGCAGCCACTATTCGAATCTCAAGCTGGCCGGCTCAATGCCGACCGTCGAGCAAGCCGATGCAGACTACTCACGATGGTCGCAACGTTTACGTCCCAAACGCTTTGCCCTCCTTGGCGGCGAACCACTGTTGAACCCAAACGTGATCCAGCACATTCATCTCGCGGCAGATCACTGGACCGGCAGCGATTTGATGCTAGTCACCAACGGCTTCTTTTTGCATCGATTTCCTGACCTGCCGGCGGTTCTGGTGGAAACCGGTTGCCGACTCGAAGTCAGCCAGCACGGTACGCACGATGACTACGTCAAACGATTCCGCGAAGTCAAACATCTTGTTTGGCGATGGCGCGAGGATCACCCTGGCATCCAAATCAAGATCCGCCAATCCCATCGCGGTTGGATGCGGCAGCACAATATCGAGAACGGTAAGCCGATGCCGTTCGATTCCAATCCCAACGCAGCCTACCGTGTCTGTCTTCAAAAGACCTGCACCCAGCTCGGCGAGAACGGATTCTTGTTCAAGTGCCCTGCCTTGGCCTACTTCGCCCAACTCGAGTCGAAGCTGAAGTTGAACAACTTGCCCCAGTGGCAACTCTTTCGCGACTACAAAGCGATCGCTGCCGATGCCACCGACGATGAGCTTCGCACCTTCATCGAAACCAAGGCCGTACCGCAGTGCGGACTCTGCCCATCTCACCGCACCAAGTTCGTTCATCCCAACCCCCTGCAACGAAGTACATTGCTATGA